The genomic segment GTGCCTGAATTGGACCTAAAGaccatgtttgttttgttgatgCCTTTTGAAGCATTAATAGAATTATCTAACATGGTGTAACAGCCACAACAAACACTGAAGCTCTAAAATGAGTTCTGAAAGCAGTGGGTGGTATCACAGTAgctatgtacacacacacacacacacacacacacacacacacacacacacacttgcaggGTAAgggtaaacaaaaaaaaagactaattaATTAGACATCCTCTACCCACAttactggtttgtttgtttgtttgttttttttattgcacacaAAGTGTAGacaattcaacaataaaaaataaatatttatttttttgcataatttaattAGTTTTACTCAAGCGTTGTGGGCATTTTTGTGTATCGTATGGTCCTAAATAACAGGAAACGCATTACTCTTCAGATAAGGTGACAACAGCGCATTGCTTTTACTACAGGTGGTTTATTACATGCATAAATAACTCCGATACATAAAgggcctgctgctgctctccccATACTGAACACCAGCGGGTGCTGTTCCATCCTCCCACCGCAGGGGGCAATAATGAGCCCAGTTCGCTGATGAAAATGCCGCTTATGGATAAATAAGCTTCACACAAAGTTCACATTTCTTCACTATTAGATGTGTTTAAAGTAGGGTTTTTTCAGTTTAGCAAAAGAGGGACACTAAGAAAGAAGAGTAAGATGATGTCTTTGCCTACACGCGCCTGTTCCCCCCCCCGCTCCGTAAAAAACGTTAAGCTAACGGCCACTTCTCACTTCTCCCGTCGTTTCTTCGGAACCCTGGAGACTGAAGGTAGCGTGGCTAGTTTTAGcggctttaaaagcaaaaactaaCGCTTAAAATTAATGACTGCCTATTTTAGCGAACACAGAACCGCACACACTGTATGTTTGATGAGAATTCACTatgttaaactgatttttattcATGAAATCCTGATTGTTTTTTCTATTGTGGCTTGTTGTGATGATTGCAACCTTAGTCATGTGAAAACTGCTTTAGGAGCACCCCACTCAGCATATTAATATAGGTATAAACAGATTAGAAAACCCTGCAGAGGATAAACAAATGTTAGCTGACATGAAGTTACCGCTTTTGTTTAGAAATATTCATTTAATCTCATTTCTTTGGCCTCAGGAGGTGTGGTGTTACCCGCAGCTGTGTTCTTACCTGATCACAGGAGGCTGCCCTGTTCAAAAATCACCTAAACTCTTGTAGAGGTTCACTTAAACCTGCTGCAGCCGAAAGggttcatttaaaaacagttgCATCACCAACACTGATTCAGAATAatttaccttaaaaaaaaaaactcaaattagtggtaaaaaaaaaatagttttaaaacaaatttcaaacGGCAGACTTTCAGAAGAAGGTTAACTTGAGCTTCAAGATTGATAATAGTTATAGTACCAGATTAATTTCATGTGTCGGTGTCTGATGGCTTTGATTTATTTACCGCATTTTATTAAAATCACTGTTAGTGCACGATTAACAGGTGGGTGTTTTGGTGCTTCACACTGTGCACTTGATAGAACAGTTAGATTTTATGTAACACAATCAAAATAATGAGAACCAAAGCTTATGTTAGAATTATGTGACGGTTAttcactgtgttttattttcagtgaaaTCAGAAAATATCGCTGACATGGATGTGTGTGAAAACCTGGGAAAATCTTAGTTAGACTGACTTTATATTAAGTAAGTGTGTCCTCGTTTCGGGACGGTTGTTCCAAAGTCCAGGTTTTTTCTTCCTGGTTAGTAGAGCCGTGCCTCGAAGTTTAGAAAGCTTTGGTTAAAAAGCAACTCTGTGAGTTAGTTCTTCTGAATTATGAAAAAAGGACTGCAGCAGTTCTGCTCAGTGCAGAGTAGTAAGTGTGTGTTTTATAGTTGGCAGTGTGAAATGTGCTTTCTTTGTAGGAACAATATCTGCCACAAAATAATAACAAGTAAAATTTAAAGTGCTCATTTACTGCTTAATATAACTCATAAAGGTCACAACATGTTTATGTTTACTCTAAAATCTGTTTACTCTGTGTCACCACAGacaaagctgattttttttacacatgcaTGAAAACAGCCTTTTCCTGGtccctttcacaataaaagtcacacacacaaaaatcacaCACAGAACTAAGTTTCCATaatcgtttaaaaaaaaaattgtgaaagAAATAATATGTTTATTTACTCTTAGTGTTTTAGTCCTGCTGTCCAAGGATGTGTACAATGGCAGTCAAAACTTTCACTCATTCACATGTTGGTATTGTCTGTGTCAAGACTGCTGATGAACCTGTACCAATAACAGCATAAAGTGTGGCTTTAATTCAAGCTTTTCTTATAAACTTTTGctttacagaaaaacacacacacacatagtttcagagAAGTGCACCCTGGCAGATGATGCAGAATGATGTCACAGAACTCAGATCAGGATATGATGACTGTTACCTTCCTTCACAGGCGTGTAGGATGCAGTACTGCAGTACTCGTGGGGGGGTCAGGGGCTGGGACTTCCGGGATGTGCTGTTTTCGGGCTATGCCCCAGATGGAGGGATGTTCATGCCCGAGAGTTTGCCTCTGCTGAGCCCCGACACCCTGAGGAGCTGGAAGGGGCTGTCCTACACCAAAGTGGTGGTGGAGGTCGCTTCACTGTTCATCCCTTCTCAGCTGATCCCCAGAGACGACCTGGAAGGTGAGCTGGGGGGAAAAATTCACCGTTGCATGCAGGTAGAACTGATCAGATAATCGGTGAGtcctgtgtttctctctcccAGTCCTCGTGGGTGAAGCCCTGTCTGGCTTCTCTGTGCCGGAGGTAGTTCGAATTGCCCGGCTGAAGGGGGGTCTGTCCGTCCTGGAGCTCTTCCATGGAGACACCCTGGCCTTTAAGGACCTGGCTATGACCTGCACTGTACGCTTCCTAAACTACTTCCTGCAAAAAGAGAACCGCAGGGCGACTGTTCTCGtaggtgagagggaaacatgtttttattatgtGATAAAACCAAATAACTAGATGCAGGTGAAAAACTGGCATAAATGTCATCCTCAGGTACGTCTGGGGATACCGGCGGCTCGGCCATCCAGAGTGCCAAAGGTCTCCCTGGGCTGGATGTGGTGGTGGTTTACCCCCGTGGACGCATCACTCCAGTGCAAGAGAAACACATGATCTCTTGCATGAAGGATAACGTCCATGTTTTTGCAGGTACACTCAGAGAAGCTCAAACAGCTGCGTGTTTTATTCGTATAAAGTTTCTCTGAATCAATCTCACTCCGTCTGTAGCCGACGGCAGCTCTGATGACATAGACCAACCACTGCGCCGCCTGTTTGCCGACCAGGAGCTTGTTAAGTCTCACGGCCTCATGAGCCTCAACTCAGTGAACTGGTCCAGGGTCATGGTCCAGCTCGCCCACTTCGTCTACGTCTACTTGGAGCTCAGTGGGGTGAAGCAGGATGATGTGGGCGCAGCGCTGCCGGAGCTAGAGGTGGTGGTTCCCACGGGAGGGGCAGGAAACATCACAGGTGGGTTGATAATGTAAGATTTCTCATCCATGTGAGAAATCTTGGTCAGACTGATCTGAGAGCCAAAGTAAAATCACCagcattacttttttaaaaaccatttttatttaaaaagggagGTTTCAGttactcagttttatttattatattgtcAAAAATAACATCCGCTTATCTGGGTCCTGGCTGCAGATCAGCGTCCTCAGCATCCAGGAAACATCAAGAATTTTccaaatatgaaacaaataatgtttttctttatcgtTACAATCCATCCCGAGCTCCTCCCAGTCGCACATTCCCACAGCACCACATCTAGAAGGTGTTCAGGAGGCATCCTGGTCGGATGCTGAACCACCTTCACTGActcttttgatgtggaggagcatcGACTCCTCTCTAAGCTCCTCGCCCTGTCTCTCAAAGTGTGAAGTTTTTCCACAGTTTGATTTCGTACCCATGAAATGAGGTAAATTGATGCAGATTTACCTATTGATGCAGAAAGAAATGGATTTATCTGCAGAGACTATATCACAGACCGTGGATTCTCCTAACACTACCATCAGtcagaaaaggaggaggagcttAGTGATGTTTGAGCTTGAACTTCATGGATCAACTTTTCTATCAAAACAGAAGCTCAGCTCTCTTCAGTGCAGCAGACCTTTGCAATGTCCTGATCACTGCAGACACCAAAAAACCTTTctctcttattttgaaactgaTGGTTTCCATTAGTCAGTatgtttcctgtctgcagcacaTATATTTTGTGGAGTCTTAAGAAGAAAAGTGTcaccacagctgccagtaagACTCTGAAAAGTCTTTTTCTAACACGTAGTTCTGTGATTTTGCTCAGTTCTCTCCAGaccctgcttttctttttctttctttttctgtattAAAGTTAAATCATATACTCTTAGATATCTATGAACAGCAGTAATAATCTTGTCGTTTTggtcctctttttttctgtgtgtctgtctctctgtccttaCACTAGTGCCTCCTTATAAAAGCTGTTcctgtctcttttctttttggtcagccGGCCTCATCGTAAAGCAGATGGGACTCCCCTTGAAActggttgccatggtgaattCCAATGACATCGTGCACAGGATGGTAACCAGCGGTGACTTTTCCATGGCGGCTAATGTCACACAGACATTGGCCCCGGCTATAGACATCCAGGTAGAGACACTACACCTGCTCATGTGTGCAGAGTGTATCTATTTCCTTCAGTCCTCAGACAGCCTGATGGCTTAAGCATTTTATTACAGTGCAGTTCCTCTGATGTTCACTTGAAGATTTCCTCCTTTATATCAGCTGCACAGGGGTAAATCTCACCTGGTCTCACCTGTTTAAATTGTATAAAGGCTTAAAGTTTCCATTATTAgaggcgtggcctctttgactgacaggtgggtGGCGACACAGGTGACATGTCTCTGGTTTATTTGTCTCCTGCAGGACCCATACAACATGGAGCGAGTGTTCTGGCTGCTGCTGGGCAGAGACGGCGCCAAAGTGAAGACAATGATGGAGGAGTTTCAGCGCTCGCACCGACACTCGCTGCCTGAGAACCACCGCAGACTGGTACCCGTCACCTAGCCTAGCTGGTTCATTCCAGTGCTTCTCCTCTGAGGGTCTAATctgattttttccttttcagcttTCACAGGTTCTGTCGACGGGGACAGTGACGGACGAGGGGATCCTGGAGACCATGAGGAGCTGCTGGGAGGAGAACCAGTATGTGCTGTGTCCTCACACAGCTGTGGCAGTTTGGCATCACTACCACTGTCCTCACAGTGCCCAGCTCAACAGGTCAGACATGCCAAGTTTAAATATTCAGTCATATCACCTGTGCTCACGCTGTTCTTGAGGCTCTCCTCTGCAGATACTTTATTCTGTGACAGATAATAATCAGCTGATAGTTCACTGAGTCTCTCATCCCTCTAATAAACTTAGTTAGCAGTAGTAATAGCCTGCTGGGAGGCATGTGACATCTGAGTGTTAAGTCCAC from the Pelmatolapia mariae isolate MD_Pm_ZW linkage group LG20, Pm_UMD_F_2, whole genome shotgun sequence genome contains:
- the thnsl2 gene encoding threonine synthase-like 2, which gives rise to MQYCSTRGGVRGWDFRDVLFSGYAPDGGMFMPESLPLLSPDTLRSWKGLSYTKVVVEVASLFIPSQLIPRDDLEVLVGEALSGFSVPEVVRIARLKGGLSVLELFHGDTLAFKDLAMTCTVRFLNYFLQKENRRATVLVGTSGDTGGSAIQSAKGLPGLDVVVVYPRGRITPVQEKHMISCMKDNVHVFAADGSSDDIDQPLRRLFADQELVKSHGLMSLNSVNWSRVMVQLAHFVYVYLELSGVKQDDVGAALPELEVVVPTGGAGNITAGLIVKQMGLPLKLVAMVNSNDIVHRMVTSGDFSMAANVTQTLAPAIDIQDPYNMERVFWLLLGRDGAKVKTMMEEFQRSHRHSLPENHRRLLSQVLSTGTVTDEGILETMRSCWEENQYVLCPHTAVAVWHHYHCPHSAQLNRCYIATASPAKFQAAVEKAALTFDLPEAVLALEKLPTRYQELERSQNWCEDWEDRLRETIQSVSAARKNGMTYYT